In one window of Comamonas testosteroni DNA:
- a CDS encoding LysR family transcriptional regulator, with amino-acid sequence MGSIDKRDNTPQLLNRLRMRQVALILAIDERQTLRAAAAELGLTQPAATKMLQELEDALGQPLFERVGRRLQRNAAGERVLEYFRSLRGNIEALNRELGELRQGSSGRLAVGSIMAASPGRLTQALLELKRQLPLLELEVAVDTSDRLLAQLREGVLEVVVGRMTNEAGSDCRFCPIDDEQLAFIVREEHPLLSLQRPGLQALQGHGWVMQPPGSPMRTLIEQEFREHSLPLPRGLIETGSILTTINLVRNSNMVGVIPRTVADLHAAHRMLHILPYQTRRSLEAYGSLVRKDRPISRSAQMFLDLLHRHDAAA; translated from the coding sequence ATGGGATCGATCGACAAACGCGACAACACGCCACAGCTGCTGAACCGGCTGCGCATGCGCCAGGTGGCCTTGATACTGGCCATCGACGAGCGCCAGACCTTGCGCGCGGCAGCGGCCGAGCTCGGTCTGACCCAGCCGGCCGCCACCAAGATGCTGCAGGAGCTCGAAGATGCCCTGGGTCAGCCGCTGTTCGAGCGGGTGGGCCGACGGCTGCAGCGCAATGCGGCAGGCGAGCGGGTGCTGGAGTATTTCCGTTCGCTGCGCGGCAATATCGAGGCCCTGAATCGCGAACTGGGCGAGCTGCGCCAGGGAAGCTCCGGACGGCTGGCCGTGGGCAGCATCATGGCCGCATCGCCCGGGCGGCTTACCCAGGCCCTGCTGGAGCTGAAAAGGCAGCTGCCCCTGCTGGAGCTGGAAGTGGCCGTGGACACCAGCGATCGCTTGCTGGCGCAGCTGCGTGAGGGAGTGCTGGAGGTGGTCGTCGGGCGCATGACCAATGAAGCGGGCAGCGATTGCCGCTTTTGCCCGATCGACGACGAGCAGCTGGCCTTCATCGTGCGGGAGGAGCACCCTCTGCTGTCGCTGCAGCGGCCCGGTCTGCAGGCCTTGCAGGGGCATGGCTGGGTGATGCAGCCGCCCGGCAGCCCCATGCGCACCTTGATCGAGCAGGAGTTCCGCGAACACAGTCTGCCGCTGCCACGCGGCCTGATCGAAACCGGCTCCATACTCACCACCATCAATCTGGTGCGAAACTCGAACATGGTGGGCGTGATTCCGCGCACGGTGGCAGATCTTCATGCCGCCCACCGCATGCTGCATATCCTGCCGTATCAGACAAGGCGCAGCCTGGAGGCTTATGGCAGCCTGGTACGCAAGGATCGGCCCATCAGCCGATCGGCACAGATGTTCCTGGATCTGCTGCACCGTCACGATGCAGCGGCCTGA